ACAGCACGGCCCCGCCCACGGGGTGCTTGTGAATCCCGGTCCGCTTGGCGGCACCGGGTTCGAGGGGCTGCAGCAGGCCGATGTTCACCGAACGCAGGGTGGGCATGGCACGGAGTATAACCCGCGCCAATCGCCCGGCGCGCGGATAGAATGACGCTATGCGCTTTCTGGCCGCCCTCTCCGCCGTCTGCCTGGCGATCCCCCTCGCTGCCCAGTCGCCCACCTACGTCGACTCGGCTGGTGTCTTCCGGTGGACGACCTCCAAACAGGAAGTCGCGCTCTTCGGGGTGAACTACGCCGCCCCCTTCGCCTACGACTATCGGGCCATCGGCCGCCTGGGGCTCAATCGCAAGGCCGCCATCGACGCCGATGTCGCCCACCTCGCGCGACTCGGTGTGGATGCCTTTCGCATTCATGTGTGGGATCGCGAAGTCAGCGATACGCTCGGCACACTGCTCATCAACGAGCATCTCGATCTGTTCGACTATCTGCTCTGGAAGCTCGAGCAGCGCGGCATCAAGGCCATTCTCACCCCCATCGCCTGGTGGGGGAGCGGCTATCCGGAGCCGGATCCCGCCGAGCCCGGCTTCTCGGCGCGCTTCCCCAAAAGCGAGATGGGGCGGAACCCGCGCGCGTTGCCGCCGCAGCGACGCTACCTGGAGCAGTTCGTGGCCCATGTGAATCCGTATACCCGCAAGGCGTACGGCGCCGATCCGAACATCGTGGCGTTCGAACTGTTCAACGAACCGCATCATGACGGCATGACAGCCGCGGCGATCACGGCGTACATCAACAGCCTCGTGGACGCCGCGCGCCGCGGTGGGGCGCAACAGCCGATCTTCTACAACATCACCGAGCACTTCCGCCCCGAGCAGGCCACGGCGGTGTGCGGCGCGAATATTCAGGGCGTGAGCGGACAGTGGTATCCTACCGGGCTCGTGCGCGGCGCCGAGCTGCCGCAGAACCCGCTGCCAAATGTGGATCGCTATGCGGTCCCGTTTGCGGGGGAACCGCTCTGTCGCGACAAGGCGCGGATGATCTACGAGTTCGACGCCGCCGACGTCCTGCGCCCGGTGATGTATCCGGCCATGGCGCGCGCCTTTCGCACGGCGGGTTTTCAATGGGCCACACAGTTTGCGTATGACCCGATGGCGGTGGCCTACAGCAACACGGAATATCAGACGCACTTCCTGAACCTGGCGTACACGCCGGCCAAGGCCATTAGCCTGCTGATTGCCGGTGAAGCGTTTCGCCGGGTGCCTCGCGGGTATGACGCGGGGACCTACCCCACGACCGCGCGCTTCGGGTGGCCGGGTGGTGAGGTGCGTCTCGACGCCGCGGGAGCGGGGGTGAGCGAACTCCTGACCGATACCTTGTTCGCATACGCCGGCACCACCACCACGACGCCATCCTCGATGCGTACGCTCAAACACGTTGCGGGCGTGGGTTCGTCGCCCGTGGTGCGGTACGGCGGCAGCGGCGCGTACTTCCTGGACAAGCTGGCCCCCGGTGTGTGGCGCCTCGAGGTGATGCCCGACGCCGAGCCGGTGATCGATCCCTTCACGTACGGCACGCTCACACGCGCGGTGACGCGCATCGTGCATCGCGCACAGCCCATGACGCTGCGGCTGCCGGAGCTTGCGGGCGGTGTGCGCCTGCGTCCCCTCAACAGCGGCAATCGCTGGCAGCCGGCAGGGATGGGCACCACGTTCACGGTGAAGCCGGGCGTGTATCTCCTGACCACCGCGACGGCCAAGCCCTCGGCGTACACCCCATCCCGCGCGCTGCGTGGCGGCGCGTTGGGCGACTACTACGCGCCGGCGCCCACGGCCGACTCGCTGGTGGCCACGGCCACCGCCGCGTATCGCCGGCTTACGCAGAACGACTCCGCGCGCGAGGCGTGGTCGTATCGCGTCCCCGCCTCAGCCAAGGCCGTCTTCGATGCCGGTCGCGATTATGCGCGGGTGATCACCCCGGGGTACATGGAGGGCGTGCGCTATCGCTCCGAACTGGTGCCGGCGTACAACAGCGTCCCCGCGGCGTGGCGCATGGCGATCGATGACTTTGGCGGCACGGCGTGGCATGTCGCATTCCGCGCCGTGATGCCGGCCGGCCTCACGCAAACCGGCGACACGCTGCTCATCACCGGTCGCTCGGCGACCCCGGTGCCGGTGCAGATCGCGCTGGTGCTGCGTGATGGCTCGGCGTTCGGCACCCGGGTGACGTTCGACAGCAAGGTGACGACCGTGCGCGTCCCGCTGTCGGAGTTGTCACGCGTGCCGTTGGTCCTGCTGCCGCGACCGTATCCGACGTTTCAGCCGTATGACCTGCTGAGTGATGCGATGGGGCCGCTGGAGTTGGCGCAGCTGGAGGGGGTGCAGTTTGGGGTGGCGAAGGCGGAGGGACGGGTGGTGGTGGAGATCACGCGCGTCGTCGTGAAGTAGAGGTGGGCGGCTGCGCCGCTGGGGATGGCACTGGAGAGGCGAGAGGCGAGTGGGAGTTTGCGTGGTGTGCGTCAGTGGTGAGGTCACCACTCTCCCTCACTACCCCAACTCCCACTCGCCTCTCGCCTCTCCATTGCATCCTCAAATCATCCGCTCACGGCACCCTCGCCCACGTCATCACCACCCCCGGCTGAATCGACCGGAGCGCCGTCACCTTCCCCGCCGCATCAACCACGAACTGCATCGACACCGAGGTGTTCGCGCGTGACTGGAACTCGAGGCCGAGCCCCGGGTCGAGGACGGTGCTGGCACCGGTGGACTGCGTGGCGGTCAGCGTGCTGCCGGCGAGGGTGATCGCGATCTCGCCCAGGGCGCTCTTGTAGCGGCCCACGAGTGTCTGCAGAAACGCGGCGTCGCGGAGGCGCGCGTCGGGTTGGCGGCCAAAGGCGACCGGCTTCACGGCGGGCTCGATGGGGAGTACGGCGCCATCGACGCGGCCGCGGGCGTCGGTGCGGAAGGTGACCGTCATCCCTTCGAGCGCCGGATCGGCGGGGTTGCGCAGAGCGCGGAACGTCTCGTAGTGCCAGTGCTGCAGCTTGGCGGTGATGTTGTTGTAGGTGAGCACGAGCGTGTCGCGCTCCATCGTCACCCGCAGCGCGCCGTAGCCGCTGTCGGCGTAGGCCCCCACGTAGTCGGCCAGCTTGTGCTGTGGCGTGGTGCCCACGGTGCGCAGGCTGTCGGCGGTGGCGGCGCCGGCGAGATTGGCGGCGGCGCTGGCCTTGGAGGCGGCGAGCGCGAGGCCGCTCCAGTCCTTGCGATCGCCACCGAAGAGCCGATCCATCGCGTGGCGCGACAGTAGCTGCGGCAGCGCCGCACCGTTCTGATTGGCGAGCACCACGATGCCGATGTTGTCGTTGGGGAGCAGCGTCACGCTGGCGGTGAAGCCGTCGATGTTGCCGCCATGTTCGGCGCGATAGTGCCCGCGATAGGTGTCCACGAACCAGCCGAGGCCATAGCTCTGCGGGCCGAGCTCGGGGTTGGCGGTGATGCCGCCGATGGGGGTGTAGGGGCGGTACATGTCCTTCACGAGGTCCGCGCGCACGATCTGCTTGCCCTCCAGCTTTCCGCCGGCGAGATGCATCGTGACCCAGCGCGTCATGTCCGCCGCGCTCGAGTTGATCGAGCCGGCGGGCCCCACCAGCGTGATATCGCGGAAGGGGATGTGCGCGATGGTATCCTTGCGCACTTCGTACGGCTCCGCGTGATCGGCGTCGGCCTTGCTCTGCGCCACGCTGAAGTTCGTGCGCGACATGCCGAGCGGCGTGAGGACGAGCTGGCTGACGCCCTCTTCCCACGTCTTGCCCGTGAGGCTCCCGACGAGGTAGCCGGCGGTGAGGAACATCAGGTTGTTGTACTGGAATTTCTCGCGCAGATCGGCGTTGAGTGGCAGATACGCCAGGCGCCGCACCAGCTCTTCGCGCGTCGCCCAGTTGTTGTTGTACCAGAGCGCGTCATGCCGCGGCATGCCGCTCCGGTGGGTGACGAGATCGCGCGGCGTCAGGCGCTGGGCCACGGCTTCGTCGGTGAGCTTGAACCACGGCAGATACGTCCGCAGCGGGACATCCCACGCGAGCTTGCCCTGCTCCACGAGCGATGCCATCGCAAACGTCGTGAACGCCTTGCTGGATGATCCGATGGCGAAGAGGGTGTTGGGCGTGACCGGGAGCTTCTTCTCGACGTCGCGGTAGCCGTGGCCTTTGAGGTACACGACTTCGCCGTTCACCACGATGCCGACCGACAGGCCGGCCACCTTCCACGCGGTGCGCGCCGAATCCACCCACGCATCAAAGCCCTCGAGCGCCTTGCGCGCCCGTTCGGCAGGCGATGCCCCGCGCGTCATGCTGAAGCTGACTTTGAGGGTCGCCTGCGTGAACGCGCCGCTGATCGTGCGCCGGTCGGCCGCGGCGGCCCCATCAAACGTGGGCGTGCCGGGGACGCCGCCCATCTCGAAGTGTACCGAGTCACCGCGCACGCGCACGTTCGACAGCTTCACATCGCGCGCCTGCTGCGCGGGAATGGACAGATCGCCGGTGCAGTCGCCGTTCGCACTGCGCACGAAGTCGACATCGAAGTCGAGCGCGGCGGCGGGGAGCGTGATGCGGCCATCCCAGTGGCCGGTGCAGAGATCCTGCGGGGCGGCTTGCGCGTGGAGCGGGGCAGCG
The Gemmatimonadaceae bacterium DNA segment above includes these coding regions:
- a CDS encoding glycoside hydrolase family 5 protein; the encoded protein is MRFLAALSAVCLAIPLAAQSPTYVDSAGVFRWTTSKQEVALFGVNYAAPFAYDYRAIGRLGLNRKAAIDADVAHLARLGVDAFRIHVWDREVSDTLGTLLINEHLDLFDYLLWKLEQRGIKAILTPIAWWGSGYPEPDPAEPGFSARFPKSEMGRNPRALPPQRRYLEQFVAHVNPYTRKAYGADPNIVAFELFNEPHHDGMTAAAITAYINSLVDAARRGGAQQPIFYNITEHFRPEQATAVCGANIQGVSGQWYPTGLVRGAELPQNPLPNVDRYAVPFAGEPLCRDKARMIYEFDAADVLRPVMYPAMARAFRTAGFQWATQFAYDPMAVAYSNTEYQTHFLNLAYTPAKAISLLIAGEAFRRVPRGYDAGTYPTTARFGWPGGEVRLDAAGAGVSELLTDTLFAYAGTTTTTPSSMRTLKHVAGVGSSPVVRYGGSGAYFLDKLAPGVWRLEVMPDAEPVIDPFTYGTLTRAVTRIVHRAQPMTLRLPELAGGVRLRPLNSGNRWQPAGMGTTFTVKPGVYLLTTATAKPSAYTPSRALRGGALGDYYAPAPTADSLVATATAAYRRLTQNDSAREAWSYRVPASAKAVFDAGRDYARVITPGYMEGVRYRSELVPAYNSVPAAWRMAIDDFGGTAWHVAFRAVMPAGLTQTGDTLLITGRSATPVPVQIALVLRDGSAFGTRVTFDSKVTTVRVPLSELSRVPLVLLPRPYPTFQPYDLLSDAMGPLELAQLEGVQFGVAKAEGRVVVEITRVVVK
- a CDS encoding serine hydrolase gives rise to the protein MRPYVPLLLPLFLAAAPLHAQAAPQDLCTGHWDGRITLPAAALDFDVDFVRSANGDCTGDLSIPAQQARDVKLSNVRVRGDSVHFEMGGVPGTPTFDGAAAADRRTISGAFTQATLKVSFSMTRGASPAERARKALEGFDAWVDSARTAWKVAGLSVGIVVNGEVVYLKGHGYRDVEKKLPVTPNTLFAIGSSSKAFTTFAMASLVEQGKLAWDVPLRTYLPWFKLTDEAVAQRLTPRDLVTHRSGMPRHDALWYNNNWATREELVRRLAYLPLNADLREKFQYNNLMFLTAGYLVGSLTGKTWEEGVSQLVLTPLGMSRTNFSVAQSKADADHAEPYEVRKDTIAHIPFRDITLVGPAGSINSSAADMTRWVTMHLAGGKLEGKQIVRADLVKDMYRPYTPIGGITANPELGPQSYGLGWFVDTYRGHYRAEHGGNIDGFTASVTLLPNDNIGIVVLANQNGAALPQLLSRHAMDRLFGGDRKDWSGLALAASKASAAANLAGAATADSLRTVGTTPQHKLADYVGAYADSGYGALRVTMERDTLVLTYNNITAKLQHWHYETFRALRNPADPALEGMTVTFRTDARGRVDGAVLPIEPAVKPVAFGRQPDARLRDAAFLQTLVGRYKSALGEIAITLAGSTLTATQSTGASTVLDPGLGLEFQSRANTSVSMQFVVDAAGKVTALRSIQPGVVMTWARVP